A single Clavibacter nebraskensis NCPPB 2581 DNA region contains:
- a CDS encoding peroxiredoxin: MALANDTQAPDFELANQFGERVRLSEYRGHRAVALVFFPLAFSGTCTGEMCQLEENLGLFADSRVELIGISVDSKHTLRAWAQQQGIDFQLLADFWPHGQVAKEYGVFLEEKGFANRATFLIDTRGIIRGSFITAPSEARELEAYRTAIRDLALVPA; the protein is encoded by the coding sequence ATGGCCCTGGCCAACGACACACAGGCTCCCGACTTCGAGCTCGCCAACCAGTTCGGCGAGCGCGTCCGGTTGAGCGAGTACCGCGGACACCGCGCGGTCGCCCTCGTCTTCTTCCCCCTCGCCTTCTCCGGCACCTGCACGGGCGAGATGTGCCAGCTCGAGGAGAACCTCGGCCTCTTCGCCGACAGCCGCGTGGAGCTCATCGGCATCAGCGTCGACAGCAAGCACACGTTGCGCGCGTGGGCGCAGCAGCAGGGCATCGACTTCCAGCTCCTCGCCGACTTCTGGCCCCACGGCCAGGTCGCCAAGGAGTACGGGGTGTTCCTCGAGGAGAAGGGCTTCGCGAACCGCGCGACCTTCCTCATCGACACGCGCGGCATCATCCGCGGCAGCTTCATCACGGCACCCAGCGAGGCGCGCGAGCTCGAGGCGTACCGCACCGCGATCCGCGACCTGGCTCTCGTCCCGGCCTGA
- a CDS encoding TetR/AcrR family transcriptional regulator C-terminal domain-containing protein, with translation MARAQAAGRHSRDDVARTALRILDEHGLPDFTMRRLGAALDVQPSALYWHFPDKQSLLAELADRIVAEAATATTDGPRDDWRERVRRAATGLRSALLAHRDGAEVVASTTAMGLGATAARDALSAAVAIGGFGGADCARAASAVLHFVLGHVAHEQQRAQLARLGLLPEDADDTDPARDFAFGVDLLVRGLGTLA, from the coding sequence ATGGCACGGGCGCAGGCGGCGGGGCGGCACAGCCGTGACGACGTGGCCCGCACGGCCCTGCGGATCCTCGACGAGCACGGCCTCCCGGACTTCACGATGCGCCGCCTCGGGGCCGCGCTCGACGTCCAGCCGAGCGCCCTCTACTGGCACTTCCCGGACAAGCAGAGCCTCCTCGCGGAGCTGGCCGACCGCATCGTCGCCGAGGCGGCGACCGCCACGACGGACGGGCCGCGCGACGACTGGCGCGAGCGGGTCCGCCGCGCCGCGACGGGGCTCCGCTCGGCGCTCCTCGCCCATCGCGACGGCGCCGAGGTCGTCGCCAGCACCACGGCGATGGGGCTCGGCGCGACGGCGGCGCGTGACGCGCTGTCCGCGGCCGTCGCCATCGGCGGGTTCGGCGGGGCCGACTGCGCCCGGGCGGCGTCGGCGGTCCTGCACTTCGTGCTCGGCCACGTGGCGCACGAGCAGCAGCGCGCCCAGCTCGCCCGGCTCGGGTTGCTGCCCGAGGACGCGGACGACACGGATCCGGCCCGGGACTTCGCCTTCGGGGTGGACCTGCTCGTGCGGGGCCTGGGGACCCTCGCCTGA
- a CDS encoding biotin transporter BioY, with protein sequence MTPTRSLPLRAERRARLDATDLARVAVLAAVVAVLGLPGGISVFGGVPITAQTLGVMLAGAVLGARLGAIALAVLLALVAVGLPLLAGGSGGAGVFLGPTAGYLVGWILGAAVVGLIVHLGGRRPTAARTAVAMVVGGITVIYAVGIPVQSLVTRLPLAETAAASLVFVPGDIVKAAIATGIVMTLVRGYPRAFRRASGWTTGQRDASAATLR encoded by the coding sequence ATGACCCCGACCCGCTCCCTGCCCCTCCGCGCCGAGCGCCGCGCCCGGCTCGACGCCACCGACCTCGCACGGGTCGCCGTGCTCGCCGCGGTCGTCGCGGTGCTCGGGCTCCCGGGCGGCATCAGCGTCTTCGGCGGCGTGCCGATCACGGCGCAGACGCTCGGCGTGATGCTCGCGGGCGCCGTCCTCGGAGCGCGTCTCGGGGCCATCGCCCTCGCCGTCCTCCTGGCACTCGTCGCGGTGGGGCTGCCGCTGCTCGCCGGGGGCTCCGGCGGCGCGGGCGTCTTCCTCGGCCCCACCGCCGGCTACCTCGTCGGCTGGATCCTCGGGGCGGCCGTCGTCGGGCTCATCGTCCACCTGGGCGGCCGGCGGCCCACCGCCGCGCGCACCGCCGTGGCCATGGTGGTCGGGGGGATCACCGTGATCTACGCGGTGGGGATCCCCGTCCAGAGCCTCGTCACGCGCCTGCCCCTGGCCGAGACCGCGGCCGCCAGCCTCGTCTTCGTCCCGGGCGACATCGTCAAGGCGGCCATCGCCACCGGCATCGTGATGACGTTGGTCCGCGGCTACCCGCGCGCCTTCCGACGCGCGTCCGGCTGGACGACGGGACAGCGGGACGCCAGCGCGGCGACCCTCCGGTGA
- a CDS encoding energy-coupling factor ABC transporter ATP-binding protein: MTPTDGIGPAALHLAAVGVRLGDVEALRDVTLDVDARTVAVIGENGSGKSTFARLVGGLVERTSGELRVLGIDPGRGSRELRRRVALVFSNPDAQIVMPTVAEDVAFSLRPERLPRAESDARVAEALRRLGIPHLADRSSHELSGGQKQLLALAGAFVRRPELVIADEPTAYLDARNARRVADHLFEPDHRLVLVTHDLAAAARCDAAVLFAGGRVIRTGAPAAVIAEYEATLR, from the coding sequence GTGACCCCGACGGACGGGATCGGCCCCGCCGCCCTGCACCTCGCCGCGGTCGGCGTCCGCCTCGGCGACGTCGAGGCGCTCCGCGACGTCACGCTCGACGTGGATGCGCGCACGGTCGCCGTGATCGGCGAGAACGGCTCGGGCAAGAGCACGTTCGCCCGGCTCGTCGGGGGCCTGGTCGAGCGCACGTCGGGGGAGCTGCGCGTGCTGGGCATCGACCCGGGACGCGGATCCCGCGAGCTGCGACGCCGCGTCGCCCTCGTCTTCAGCAACCCGGACGCCCAGATCGTCATGCCCACCGTCGCCGAGGACGTCGCGTTCTCCCTGCGGCCGGAGCGGCTTCCGCGCGCCGAGTCGGACGCGCGCGTCGCGGAGGCCCTCCGACGGCTCGGCATCCCACACCTCGCCGACCGCTCGTCGCACGAGCTGTCCGGCGGACAGAAGCAGCTGCTCGCCCTGGCGGGGGCCTTCGTCCGGCGCCCCGAGCTCGTCATCGCCGACGAGCCCACGGCGTACCTCGACGCCCGGAACGCCCGCCGGGTCGCGGACCACCTCTTCGAGCCCGACCACCGGCTCGTGCTCGTCACCCACGACCTCGCCGCAGCGGCCCGGTGCGACGCCGCCGTCCTGTTCGCCGGCGGCCGGGTGATCCGCACGGGCGCGCCCGCCGCCGTCATCGCCGAGTACGAGGCGACGCTCCGGTGA
- a CDS encoding energy-coupling factor transporter transmembrane component T family protein — MTPTGPRPPGRLERMPAGPELIALMVVVLGVSLLPSTWWGAGTAVAVAVVAFAVAQLGDGLLGLRRLAGQVRAVRWLMLFTLVSQLVLLGPEPAVANTARVTSAIAIAGLLVLTTSTTELLDGIERGLGPLRRLGVDTERISLLLTVTAGTVPVLARLAGEVREAQRARGARPGLRTFVVPFLVLALKHADQLGDALTARGVR; from the coding sequence GTGACGCCGACCGGGCCGCGACCTCCCGGCCGCCTCGAGCGCATGCCCGCCGGTCCCGAGCTGATCGCGCTCATGGTCGTCGTGCTCGGGGTCTCCCTGCTGCCGTCCACCTGGTGGGGGGCGGGCACCGCTGTCGCCGTCGCGGTCGTCGCCTTCGCCGTCGCCCAGCTCGGCGACGGTCTCCTCGGCCTGCGCCGCCTCGCCGGCCAGGTGCGCGCCGTGCGCTGGCTGATGCTGTTCACGCTCGTCAGCCAGCTCGTCCTGCTCGGGCCCGAGCCCGCCGTGGCGAACACGGCGCGCGTCACGTCGGCGATCGCCATCGCCGGCCTGCTCGTCCTCACGACCTCCACGACCGAGCTCCTCGACGGCATCGAGCGCGGCCTCGGCCCGCTGCGGAGGCTCGGTGTCGACACGGAGCGGATCTCGCTGCTCCTCACCGTCACCGCCGGCACCGTCCCGGTCCTCGCGCGCCTGGCCGGCGAAGTCCGCGAGGCGCAGCGCGCGCGGGGCGCCCGTCCGGGTCTGCGGACGTTCGTCGTCCCCTTCCTCGTCCTCGCCCTCAAGCACGCGGACCAGCTGGGCGACGCGCTCACCGCCCGCGGGGTCAGGTGA
- a CDS encoding Nif3-like dinuclear metal center hexameric protein yields the protein MIPTLADVVRVVEDAWPPAGASDWDASGLVSGDPRRQVRRIHLAVDAVRATVDDAVAAHADLLLVHHPLLLRGVTTIAETGYKGALLADLVRADCALHASHTTADVVEDGTSGRLAALLGLVPETVRPLDPAEGGVRGIGRVGDLPAPTTLGRLAGELARILPPTATGIRVAGPYDAPVTRVALCGGAGDSLLSAPEVVGADVYITSDLRHHPASEARESAALRGGTPYLIDTSHWASEWLWLDQAAGTLRAALPDVEVTVSDIRTDPWDFAVTQ from the coding sequence GTGATCCCCACCCTCGCCGACGTCGTCCGTGTCGTCGAGGACGCCTGGCCGCCCGCGGGCGCGTCCGACTGGGACGCCTCCGGGCTCGTCTCGGGGGATCCGCGTCGGCAGGTCCGCCGCATCCACCTGGCCGTCGACGCCGTCCGCGCGACGGTCGACGACGCGGTCGCCGCCCACGCCGACCTGCTGCTGGTGCACCACCCGCTGCTGCTGCGCGGCGTGACCACCATCGCCGAGACCGGCTACAAGGGCGCGCTCCTCGCCGACCTCGTGCGCGCCGACTGCGCCCTGCACGCTTCGCACACCACCGCCGACGTCGTCGAGGACGGCACGTCGGGCCGGCTCGCGGCGCTCCTCGGCCTGGTGCCCGAGACCGTCCGGCCGCTCGATCCGGCCGAGGGCGGGGTGCGCGGCATCGGCCGCGTCGGCGACCTGCCCGCCCCGACGACGCTCGGCCGCCTCGCCGGCGAGCTGGCCCGGATCCTGCCGCCCACGGCGACGGGCATCCGCGTCGCGGGCCCCTACGACGCGCCCGTCACCCGCGTCGCCCTCTGCGGGGGAGCGGGGGACTCGCTGCTCTCCGCACCCGAGGTGGTCGGCGCGGACGTCTACATCACCTCCGACCTCCGCCACCACCCGGCGAGCGAGGCCCGCGAGTCGGCGGCCCTCCGCGGCGGCACGCCGTACCTCATCGACACGTCCCACTGGGCGAGCGAGTGGCTGTGGCTCGACCAGGCAGCCGGCACGCTGCGCGCGGCGCTGCCCGACGTGGAGGTCACCGTCAGCGACATCCGCACCGACCCCTGGGACTTCGCCGTCACGCAGTGA
- a CDS encoding zinc ribbon domain-containing protein, whose product MKADPSIQKELLDLQEIDTRLTHLTRQLAQLPQLKEIDALQREMEVVRRRLGERTGVVEDAQTELARIESDVAVVQARMDRDRTRIEAGGSSKDVQALERELESLLRRRDTLEEVELEVMQRLEEAQAAQAEVVVERDALAERLAAVEAERDAAAVELRVQAEQARKDRDALAPRFPEDLLALYEKQRARYGVGAAMLHRGISLGSNIALHQSDLDALRKRAPDDVVIDPESNAILVRTDESGL is encoded by the coding sequence ATGAAAGCCGATCCGAGCATCCAGAAGGAGCTCCTCGACCTGCAGGAGATCGACACCCGGCTCACGCACCTCACGCGCCAGCTCGCCCAGCTCCCGCAGCTGAAGGAGATCGACGCCCTGCAGCGGGAGATGGAGGTCGTCCGACGCCGCCTCGGCGAGCGGACCGGCGTCGTGGAGGACGCCCAGACCGAGCTCGCGCGCATCGAGTCCGACGTGGCCGTCGTGCAGGCGCGCATGGACCGCGACCGCACCCGCATCGAGGCGGGCGGTAGCTCGAAGGACGTCCAGGCCCTGGAGCGCGAGCTCGAGTCGCTGCTGCGTCGCCGCGACACCCTCGAGGAGGTCGAGCTCGAGGTGATGCAGCGGCTCGAGGAAGCCCAGGCCGCCCAGGCCGAGGTGGTCGTGGAGCGTGACGCCCTGGCGGAGCGGCTCGCCGCGGTCGAGGCCGAGCGCGACGCCGCGGCCGTGGAGCTGCGGGTCCAGGCCGAGCAGGCGAGGAAGGACCGGGACGCCCTGGCACCGAGGTTCCCCGAGGACCTCCTCGCGCTCTACGAGAAGCAGCGCGCGCGGTACGGCGTGGGTGCCGCGATGCTGCACCGCGGCATCTCCCTCGGCAGCAACATCGCCCTCCACCAGAGCGACCTCGACGCCCTGCGGAAGCGCGCCCCCGACGACGTGGTCATCGATCCCGAGAGCAACGCCATCCTCGTGCGGACGGACGAGTCCGGCCTCTAG
- the ppgK gene encoding polyphosphate--glucose phosphotransferase, which produces MSDDATTAIGIDIGGTGIKGAIVDVATGELRSERVKLPTPQGGEPDDIVATVEQIIHALGEVPAGTPLGVCFPAAIVHGTTMSAANVSPSWIGLEAEKLFEERLGLEITFVNDADAAGYAEARYGAAKDVRGLVIMTTLGTGIGSALIHDGVLIPNAELGHMDVAGRRDFERRASYAAKERAHLNWKRWAARLQVYYGQLEKLMWPELFIVGGGVSKNHKHFLPLLRLRTPIVPAELRNNAGIMGAAALAAHAVGTSPHAPAAELVDKTKPED; this is translated from the coding sequence ATGAGCGACGACGCGACGACCGCAATCGGCATCGACATCGGCGGGACCGGCATCAAGGGCGCCATCGTGGACGTCGCGACCGGCGAGCTGCGCAGCGAGCGCGTCAAGCTGCCGACGCCCCAGGGCGGCGAGCCGGACGACATCGTCGCGACCGTGGAGCAGATCATCCACGCGCTCGGCGAGGTACCCGCGGGCACGCCCCTCGGCGTGTGCTTCCCGGCCGCCATCGTCCACGGGACGACCATGTCGGCCGCCAACGTCTCCCCCAGCTGGATCGGCCTCGAGGCCGAGAAGCTGTTCGAGGAGCGCCTGGGTCTCGAGATCACGTTCGTCAACGACGCCGACGCCGCCGGATACGCGGAAGCCCGCTACGGCGCGGCCAAGGACGTGCGCGGCCTCGTCATCATGACGACGCTCGGCACGGGGATCGGCAGCGCCCTCATCCACGACGGCGTCCTCATCCCGAACGCGGAGCTCGGACACATGGACGTCGCGGGTCGCCGCGACTTCGAGCGCCGCGCGTCGTACGCGGCCAAGGAGCGCGCCCACCTCAACTGGAAGCGCTGGGCCGCCCGGCTGCAGGTCTACTACGGCCAGCTCGAGAAGCTGATGTGGCCGGAGCTGTTCATCGTCGGCGGCGGGGTGTCCAAGAACCACAAGCACTTCCTGCCGCTGCTGCGGCTGCGCACCCCGATCGTGCCCGCGGAGCTGCGGAACAACGCGGGCATCATGGGTGCCGCTGCCCTGGCCGCGCACGCGGTCGGCACGAGCCCGCACGCGCCCGCAGCCGAACTCGTCGACAAGACGAAGCCCGAGGACTGA
- the panB gene encoding 3-methyl-2-oxobutanoate hydroxymethyltransferase, whose product MQSPDAAVTPSEPARLPTGPAGPPKRVRIRHFARAKEQGLKITGLTSYDMLTAGIFDEAGIDFLLVGDSAGNTVLGYDTTVPVTLDELIPLARAVTGSVQRALVVADLPFGSYESGADQALATSVRFMKEARAHAVKLEGGVRSAEQIRRVVSSGIPVMGHIGFTPQSEHGLGGHLIQGRGDAAEALLADALAVQDAGAFAVVLEMVPQGIARRVSEELRIPTIGIGAGNGTDGQILVWTDFAGLTGGRVPRFVRRYADMREVLLDAATRYRDDVVSGAFPAQAESYSD is encoded by the coding sequence ATGCAGAGCCCCGACGCTGCCGTCACCCCGTCCGAACCCGCCCGACTCCCGACCGGGCCTGCCGGGCCGCCGAAGCGGGTACGCATCCGGCACTTCGCGCGGGCCAAGGAGCAGGGCCTCAAGATCACGGGCCTCACGAGCTACGACATGCTCACGGCCGGCATCTTCGACGAGGCCGGCATCGACTTCCTCCTCGTCGGCGACTCCGCCGGCAACACCGTCCTCGGCTACGACACGACCGTGCCGGTGACGCTCGACGAGCTGATCCCGCTCGCGCGCGCCGTCACGGGCTCCGTTCAGCGGGCGCTCGTCGTCGCGGACCTCCCGTTCGGGTCCTACGAGTCCGGCGCCGACCAGGCGCTCGCCACCTCGGTGCGGTTCATGAAGGAGGCGCGCGCCCACGCCGTGAAGCTCGAGGGCGGGGTGCGCAGCGCGGAGCAGATCCGCCGCGTCGTCTCCTCCGGGATCCCGGTGATGGGCCACATCGGCTTCACGCCGCAGAGCGAGCACGGCCTGGGCGGCCACCTCATCCAGGGACGCGGGGACGCGGCCGAGGCACTGCTCGCGGACGCGCTCGCGGTCCAGGACGCGGGAGCCTTCGCCGTGGTGCTCGAGATGGTGCCCCAGGGGATCGCGCGGCGCGTCAGCGAGGAGCTGCGCATCCCCACCATCGGCATCGGCGCCGGCAACGGCACGGACGGGCAGATCCTCGTGTGGACCGACTTCGCCGGCCTCACGGGCGGGCGCGTGCCGCGCTTCGTGCGGCGCTACGCGGACATGCGCGAGGTTCTCCTCGACGCCGCGACCCGGTACCGGGACGACGTCGTCTCGGGCGCCTTCCCCGCGCAGGCGGAGAGCTACTCCGACTGA
- a CDS encoding glutamine synthetase family protein, whose translation MDKQRDFVLRTIEERGIKFVRLWFTDVTGTLKSVAIAPAEVEGAFAEGLGFDGSAIEGLTRSYEADMLAHPDPTTFQILPWRGEIDPTARMFCDISTPDGQPAIADPRNVLKRTLEKAADRGFTFYTHPEIEFYLLKSSEFGVDGPEPVDAAGYFDNVPGGTAHDFRRRSVRMLEDLGISVEFSHHEAGPGQNEIDLRYADALTTADNIMTFRTVIKEVAIEQGVYATFMPKPLAAHPGSGMHTHMSLFEGDVNAFYASGAEYQLSTIGRQFIAGLLKHAPEITAVTNQFVNSYKRLWGGGEAPSFVTWGHNNRSALVRVPLYKPNKGNSSRVEYRAIDSAANPYLSFSLLLAAGLKGIEEGYELPAEAEDNVWTLSDAERRALGYAPLPSSLDHAVQIMERSELVAETLGEQVFNYVLLNKRQEWRDYRAQVTPYELRSNLEML comes from the coding sequence ATGGACAAGCAGCGTGACTTCGTCCTGCGGACGATCGAGGAGCGCGGGATCAAGTTCGTGCGCCTGTGGTTCACCGACGTGACCGGCACCCTGAAGTCGGTGGCGATCGCCCCGGCCGAGGTCGAGGGCGCGTTCGCGGAGGGCCTCGGGTTCGACGGCTCGGCCATCGAGGGCCTCACCCGCTCGTACGAGGCCGACATGCTGGCCCACCCGGATCCGACGACGTTCCAGATCCTCCCGTGGCGCGGCGAGATCGACCCCACCGCGCGCATGTTCTGCGACATCTCGACGCCCGACGGGCAGCCGGCGATAGCGGATCCCCGCAACGTCCTCAAGCGCACGCTGGAGAAGGCGGCCGACCGCGGCTTCACCTTCTACACGCACCCCGAGATCGAGTTCTACCTCCTCAAGTCGAGCGAGTTCGGTGTCGACGGCCCGGAGCCCGTGGACGCGGCCGGCTACTTCGACAACGTCCCCGGCGGCACGGCGCACGACTTCCGCCGCCGCTCGGTGCGCATGCTTGAGGACCTCGGCATCTCCGTCGAGTTCAGCCACCACGAGGCGGGCCCCGGCCAGAACGAGATCGACCTCCGCTACGCGGACGCGCTCACCACGGCCGACAACATCATGACGTTCCGCACGGTCATCAAGGAGGTGGCCATCGAGCAGGGCGTCTACGCGACGTTCATGCCGAAGCCGCTCGCGGCGCACCCCGGCAGCGGGATGCACACGCACATGTCGCTCTTCGAGGGCGACGTCAACGCGTTCTACGCGTCGGGCGCCGAGTACCAGCTCTCCACCATCGGCCGGCAGTTCATCGCGGGACTGCTCAAGCACGCTCCCGAGATCACGGCGGTGACGAACCAGTTCGTCAACTCCTACAAGCGGCTCTGGGGCGGCGGGGAGGCGCCGAGCTTCGTCACGTGGGGGCACAACAACCGGTCCGCGCTGGTGCGCGTCCCGCTCTACAAGCCCAACAAGGGCAACAGCTCGAGGGTCGAGTACCGCGCCATCGACTCGGCGGCGAACCCGTACCTCTCCTTCTCCCTCTTGCTGGCCGCGGGCCTCAAGGGCATCGAGGAGGGCTACGAGCTCCCGGCCGAGGCCGAGGACAACGTCTGGACGCTGAGCGACGCCGAGCGTCGCGCCCTCGGGTACGCGCCGCTGCCGTCGAGCCTCGACCACGCGGTGCAGATCATGGAGCGCTCCGAGCTCGTCGCCGAGACGCTCGGCGAGCAGGTGTTCAACTACGTGCTGCTCAACAAGCGGCAGGAGTGGCGCGACTACCGCGCCCAGGTGACGCCGTACGAGCTGCGCTCCAACCTCGAGATGCTCTGA